In the Acidobacteriota bacterium genome, TTGTAAAGGTCAAATCTATCACAGAACCGGGGCGATACGGTGATGGCGGGACGCTGTTTCTGGTCGTTGCGCCCGGTGGATCGAAGTCCTGGGTGCAACGAATCGCCATCGACGGCAAGCGCCGGGACATTGGCCTGGGCGGCTGGCCGCTGGTGAGTCTGGCCGAAGCCAGAATCAAGGCATTTGAGAATCGGAAGCTCGCCAGGGTGGACGGCGGCGATCCGCTGGCCGGGAAACGCAAGGCCAAGATGCCAACTTTCCAGGAGGCCGCCGAACGCACATTTAGGGGGCTCAAGCCCAAGTGGCGAAACGCCAAGCACGCGGCGGACTGGTGGAGTTCTGTTGAGAGATACGCCTTTCCGATGGTCGGCAGTACTCCGGTTGATCGAGTCCGCCGGGAGGACGTGCTGCGAATCCTGACGCCTATCTGGTCGAGCCGTCCGGAGCGGGCGCGGCGGCTGCGCCAGCGGATCCGGGCGATTTTTTCCTGGGCGCAAGCACACAACTACATTCCGGGAGAGAACGTGGCCGGCGAGGCAATCTCTGGAGCGCTGCCGACAATGGCGATCGGCAAAACTCACTTCCGGGCGCTGCCCTATCAGGAGGTCGCCGCGGCGCTTGCAAAGGTGGAGGGGACCAACGCGAGCATGGCCGCCAAGTACTGTCTCCGGTTTCTGGTATTGACGGCCGCCCGTAGTGGTGAGGCCCGGGAAGCGACCTGGAGCGAGATTGACCTGGACGCGAGAGAATGGCGCATTCCTGGCGAGCGAATGAAGGGCGGAGCCGAGCATCGGGTACCGCTGTCTGATGCCGCGGTCTCGGTACTGGAGCAGGCCCGGGTGCTGGATGATGGTTCCAGTCTGATTTTCCCTTCGGCGCTGAGGCCTGGGCGCTGTCTATCCAATATGACTTTAACCAAGCTGCTGCGGTCAACCGGCTTGGCCGAGCGGGCAACTGTGCACGGGTTTAGATCGAGCTTCCGTGACTGGTGCGGCGAGCGGGCGAATGTACCGCGCGAAATTGCTGAGGCCGCGTTGGCCCATACGGTCGGCGGTGTCGAGGGCGCCTATTTCCGAAGTGACTTGTTCGCCAAGCGGCGGCAGTTGATGGATCAGTGGGCCGCCTATCTGACCCGAGCTGTCGGGAAGGTGGTGCGGATCCATGGATAAGGTGGAAGCACTGATACGCAAGATACAGACACACCCTGCCTTCCACGGCGGTCCGGCTGATGAAGAATATTGGCTCGACTTTCTTGAGGCGACACTGGCGGAGTTTGGAACTTACGAGTTCCTGGTTGAGATGCAAGGAGAAGGATTAAGGCGGCGACCGGAGATGTTGGCTTTGTACATCCTTGCATCCCAAGAAGACCGGCTTGCTTGGGACGTGCTGGAAGCCCTTGTTAGACGACTTCGGCGGGGCGGCAAGCCCTTGCCAAATAGATTGGCTGAATGGTGGATAGATGCCGCAGCGGGGGTTCTCAAGAAACCGAAAGGAGGCGGGCGGGTTGCTCACCGAAACCGAATGAGGGACCTTGCGATTGCCGCAGCTGTCAACGGTATCCGCGACGTAACTGGGATACCCTACGAGTTCGATCAACGAATCTCCGCGCATCCTCGGACGGCCTGTCATGTTGTGGCGGAAAGGCTCAACATGAGCTATGGGGCCATCCGTTCAATCTGGAGAAACATGAGGCCACATATCGAACGGGCTCGAGACCAAGGCCTCATTCTCCCACCCGGCAAGAAACAACGGCGACGTTAACACCCTAAAACTACTACCCCATATTTTCGGTATGTACCCGTGCGGGAAAGTTGGGCATTGTTTGGGAAAGCGGTGGATTTTCTGATCTCGAGAACTGGAGGAAATATGATTGACCGACTTTTGACCCGAACGGAGGTAGAGCGGCGCTGTGGACTTGCCCGATCGACGGTCTACCGATTGATGAGGCAAAACTTGTTTCCTCTACCTTTGAAACTTGGTGGAAAGGCCGTCCGCTGGCCTCAATCTGAAATTGAATCCTGGATCGCAAGCCGGCCCCGCGCAACTGGCGAGGGCTCCCGCGTGTCTGCCTGAGCGCACAAAAAAAGCCCCAGGATGGCAGCCCGGGGCTGGCACGACGGTATGACCTATGGACGGTGAGAGTAACACGTCTGCGGCCGACAAGCAACGGCCGGGGCGGGATGGACGTTTACCCGTCCAGGACGATAAAGGCAAGTGGCGATACTTCAACCTGGATCCGAGCGATTACGGCTACTATGCGCCGAACCTGGATGATGCAACGCTGGTTCAATGGATCATCGAGGAAAAAGACCGGACCATCCGCTACCTGTTTGATACGGCCGAGGCCCGCGCCGACAATCCCACCTTTGAAGAGCTCCACCTTCCCGTTACCGCGGAACCGATCGAGCGCCAACCGTGCATCCTGGAGCGGTCCGATGGGGCCGCCATTCTGTATGCCGGCCGTTTTTCAACGTTGCACGGTGAGCCGGGCTGCGGCAAGTCCTGGGTGGCCCTGATTGCCGCCGGCAAGGCCATCGAGCGCGGCGGCCGGTGTCTCTGGATGGATTGCGAAGATAGGCCCGGAACTGTGGCGACGCGGGCCGGCCCCTTGGGCCTGCTGGAGTCTGTCACCAATACGGACCGCTTCCGCTTTTACAATGCCCCGGAACTAATCGAGTCCAATGCCATCAAGGGCGAGGCCCTGGGGTGGTTGCTGACGGCCCCGGCCCCGCGCTTTTCCCTGGTGGTGATCGACAGCGCCGAAACCTGGGGCGGTGGCGGCCATGCTTCGGATGATGTAAATCCTTGGTTGGACAAGGCTGTTGATCCCTGGCGCAAGGCCGATGTTGCGGTCCTGCTGGTGGATCACATCCCAAAGCGCGAAAAGGACCGGCCCGCGGGGCCGATCGGAAGCCAAACCAAGCGCGCCAGGGTGGACGGTGCGGCCCTGCGGGTGGAAGGCGGCCGGCCCTACCTGGACCGCAACCGACAGTTGCGATTTACCGGCGGACCGTGGACCAAAACCAAGGGCGGGCACGTCACCTTGCTGAACGAAAAAGACCGCATTGGCGACCTGGAGGCCGGGATGGGGCGGCCCATTGCGACCTTGGCCGGATCCTGGGACGCAAGCGGCGGTTTTGCCTGGGAGTTGGCCGCGCCCAAGGTCGAGGCCGACACTGGAACCGAAGCCGAAGCGGGCGATATGGAAACGGTCTATGAGGCCATCAAGGCGGCCGGGCTGGAGGGGATCCGCGGAATTACCGCTGTGCAGGAGGCGGCCGGGATTCGGCGGTTCAAGGTGATTGAGGCCGTCCGGGGACTCGTGGAAGCTGGCCGGATCGAAAAGGAAAAGCAGGGGCGCGGATGGGTCTACCGGGTGGACGGCGGGGGCCTGACGCAAGAGGAAAAGGCCGAAGTTCAGGCCGCAATAGACTATGGGGATTAGCGGTTCCGAGCGGTTCCGGGAACCGTTGTTTAGCGGTTCCGCCGGTTCTACGGTTCCCTAAAGGAACCGGAACCGGGAACCGATAAGCGGAAACAGGGCAAAATCATCAAGACGCGGGAACCGATAGCGAGGGGGTAACAATGCCGACACCGAAGGGAAGCCGCTGGAGCCAATCACTGAGGCGGAACATGATGGCAGAACGCAACGGACGGACGGCCGACTGTGACGCGCTGGCGCTGCCCCTGGTCCGGTTGTGTCGGTCGCAAGGCTTCACCTTCGAGGAAACCGCGGCCGAGCTCGATAGGGCCGGACTCCCCACTTGCCGCACTCTGAGCCAGGGCAAGGCTTATCGGTGGTGCGCGGGGTCGGTGCGCAATCTCTGCCGCCGGCACGGGCTGGCGACGGCGAGGCGGAGCAAGCTGGACTGGATAAGGGCGT is a window encoding:
- a CDS encoding AlpA family transcriptional regulator: MIDRLLTRTEVERRCGLARSTVYRLMRQNLFPLPLKLGGKAVRWPQSEIESWIASRPRATGEGSRVSA
- a CDS encoding AAA family ATPase — encoded protein: MDGESNTSAADKQRPGRDGRLPVQDDKGKWRYFNLDPSDYGYYAPNLDDATLVQWIIEEKDRTIRYLFDTAEARADNPTFEELHLPVTAEPIERQPCILERSDGAAILYAGRFSTLHGEPGCGKSWVALIAAGKAIERGGRCLWMDCEDRPGTVATRAGPLGLLESVTNTDRFRFYNAPELIESNAIKGEALGWLLTAPAPRFSLVVIDSAETWGGGGHASDDVNPWLDKAVDPWRKADVAVLLVDHIPKREKDRPAGPIGSQTKRARVDGAALRVEGGRPYLDRNRQLRFTGGPWTKTKGGHVTLLNEKDRIGDLEAGMGRPIATLAGSWDASGGFAWELAAPKVEADTGTEAEAGDMETVYEAIKAAGLEGIRGITAVQEAAGIRRFKVIEAVRGLVEAGRIEKEKQGRGWVYRVDGGGLTQEEKAEVQAAIDYGD
- a CDS encoding tyrosine-type recombinase/integrase, encoding MGKLTVVKVKSITEPGRYGDGGTLFLVVAPGGSKSWVQRIAIDGKRRDIGLGGWPLVSLAEARIKAFENRKLARVDGGDPLAGKRKAKMPTFQEAAERTFRGLKPKWRNAKHAADWWSSVERYAFPMVGSTPVDRVRREDVLRILTPIWSSRPERARRLRQRIRAIFSWAQAHNYIPGENVAGEAISGALPTMAIGKTHFRALPYQEVAAALAKVEGTNASMAAKYCLRFLVLTAARSGEAREATWSEIDLDAREWRIPGERMKGGAEHRVPLSDAAVSVLEQARVLDDGSSLIFPSALRPGRCLSNMTLTKLLRSTGLAERATVHGFRSSFRDWCGERANVPREIAEAALAHTVGGVEGAYFRSDLFAKRRQLMDQWAAYLTRAVGKVVRIHG